The following are encoded together in the Streptomyces tsukubensis genome:
- a CDS encoding SMI1/KNR4 family protein, whose translation MTTGRLGQGAPPPGSQAGGRAAPPNAAYAGQLVRFPDPVRAARHPGGVRVDGRGFPDFSAYARAAAEIAEPPAGFGVDELRLTDYVSANAAQAAAGHELWDTIAPVATPHGWTWHHVAEGRRLELVPVEVKALLRHHGGLATAAVDQGKRGTRPLQETRPVHFGLPKGSVAVTEQQVAGVEEDLGYRLPGAYRSFLKAAGGCAPVGTALDAELGLLVDQPFFTVRDQADVNDLVYVNKCLRDHVTKDFLGVGFVQGGLLAVKVRGHAVGSVWFCAYDDARDRDGLPVTERVERLLLPCGSDFDVFLERLAGSPPELETVANLMVDGGFARAVPVGV comes from the coding sequence ATGACGACAGGTCGGCTCGGGCAGGGGGCGCCGCCTCCGGGATCCCAGGCCGGGGGACGTGCCGCGCCGCCCAACGCGGCCTATGCCGGTCAGCTCGTGCGTTTCCCCGACCCGGTTCGTGCCGCGCGCCATCCGGGTGGGGTGCGGGTGGACGGGCGTGGTTTCCCGGATTTCTCGGCGTACGCGCGCGCCGCGGCCGAGATCGCCGAGCCGCCCGCGGGGTTCGGGGTGGATGAGTTGCGGTTGACGGATTATGTGTCCGCCAACGCGGCGCAGGCTGCCGCCGGCCACGAGTTGTGGGACACGATCGCTCCGGTGGCCACTCCGCACGGCTGGACGTGGCATCACGTGGCGGAGGGCCGCCGTCTTGAGTTGGTGCCGGTCGAGGTGAAGGCGTTGCTGCGCCATCACGGTGGTCTGGCGACGGCAGCGGTGGACCAGGGAAAGCGTGGTACGCGGCCGTTGCAGGAGACGCGTCCGGTGCATTTCGGGCTGCCGAAGGGTTCGGTCGCGGTCACTGAGCAGCAGGTCGCGGGCGTGGAGGAGGATCTGGGCTACCGGCTTCCCGGTGCCTACAGGTCGTTCCTGAAGGCGGCGGGTGGCTGTGCGCCCGTGGGTACCGCGCTCGACGCGGAGCTGGGGCTGCTGGTGGACCAGCCGTTCTTCACGGTGCGGGATCAGGCGGACGTCAATGACCTGGTGTACGTCAACAAGTGTCTGCGGGACCATGTGACCAAGGACTTCCTCGGGGTCGGTTTCGTCCAGGGCGGTCTGCTGGCTGTGAAGGTCCGTGGTCACGCGGTGGGCTCGGTGTGGTTCTGCGCGTACGACGACGCGCGGGACAGGGACGGGCTGCCGGTGACGGAGCGGGTGGAGCGGCTGCTGTTGCCGTGCGGTTCCGATTTCGACGTCTTCCTCGAACGGCTGGCGGGCAGTCCGCCCGAGTTGGAGACCGTGGCGAATCTGATGGTGGACGGTGGCTTCGCGCGTGCCGTCCCGGTGGGGGTGTGA